A single Gadus macrocephalus chromosome 22, ASM3116895v1 DNA region contains:
- the rpl14 gene encoding 60S ribosomal protein L14: MVFKRFVQIGRVAYVAFGANEGKLVAIVDVIDQNRALVDGPCTGVKRQSMPFKCMQLTDFVIKVPHSARQKFVRKAWEKAEVNQKWEQSSWAKKIEAKKKRAHMSDFDRYKVMKAKKMRNRIIKHEVKKLQKEAAKK, encoded by the exons ATG GTGTTCAAGCGCTTTGTTCAGATTGGCCGCGTCGCCTACGTTGCGTTTGGAGCCAACGAGGGCAAACTGGTGGCCATCGTTGATGTCATCGACCAAAACAGG GCTCTTGTTGATGGACCCTGCACTGGAGTGAAGAGGCAGTCCATGCCATTCAAGTGCATGCAGCTCACCGACTTCGTTATCAAAGTACCTCACAG TGCCCGTCAGAAGTTTGTCAGGAAAGCCTGGGAAAAGGCTGAGGTCAACCAGAAATGGGAGCAGAGCAGCTGGGCTAAGAAGATTGAGGCCAAGAAGAAG CGGGCTCATATGTCTGACTTTGACCGCTACAAGGTGATGAAGGCCAAGAAGATG AGGAACAGAATCATCAAGCACGAGGTGAAGAAGCTCCAGAAGGAGGCAGCAAAAAAGTGA